Proteins encoded together in one Penicillium digitatum chromosome 1, complete sequence window:
- a CDS encoding Pyruvate carboxylase, putative yields MAAPYRQPEDAIDESDFIEDHNEHHQDSVHRRLRANSTIMHFQKILVANRGEIPIRIFRTAHELSLQTVAVFSHEDRLSMHRQKADEAYMIGHRGQYTPVGAYLAGDEIIKIALEHGVHLIHPGYGFLSENADFARKVEKAGIVFVGPTPETIDALGDKVSARRAAIKCNVPVVPGTPGPVERFEEVKSFTDEYGFPIIIKAAFGGGGRGMRVVRDQSELRDSFERATSEARTAFGNGTVFVERFLDQPKHIEVQLLGDNQGNVVHLFERDCSVQRRHQKVVEIAPAKDLPVDVRDKILSDAVKLAKSVRYRNAGTAEFLVCGNQHYFIEINPRIQVEHTITEEITGIDIVAAQIQIAAGATLEQLGLTQDRISTRGFAIQCRITTEDPAKGFSPDTGKIEVYRSAGGNGIRLDGGNGFAGALITPHYDSMLVKCTCRGSTYEIVRRKMLRALVEFRIRGVKTNIPFLASLLSHPVFIDGTCWTTFIDDTPELFALIGSQNRAQKLLAYLGDVAVNGSSIKGQIGEPKFKGEIIRPVLNDATGKPIDISKPCTKGWKQILDSQGPEGFARAVRANKGCLIMDTTWRDAHQSLLATRVRTIDMLNIATETSYALSNAYSLECWGGATFDVAMRFLYEDPWDRLRKMRKAIPNIPFQMLLRGANGVAYSSLPDNAIYHFCKQAKKYGVDIFRVFDALNDLDQLEVGVKAVHEAGGVVEATMCYSGDMLNPKKKYSLEYYLGLVDKIVKMGPHILGIKDMAGVLKPQAARLLVGSIRKRYPDLPIHVHTHDSAGTGVASMIACAEAGADAVDAATDSLSGMTSQPSIGALLSSLQGTEYDPQLDLGHVRALDSYWAQLRLLYSPFEAGLTGPDPEVYEHEIPGGQLTNLIFQASHLGLGKQWAETKKAYEVANELLGDIVKVTPSSKVCGDFASWIVSNKLSAQDVLDRADQLDFPESVLEFFEGLMGQPYGGFPEPLRTKALRGRRKLDKRPGLYLEPMDLIKIKNDIREKFGTATECDVASYAMYPKVFEDYRKFVAKFGDLSVLPTRYFLARPEIGEEFHVELEKGKVLILKLLAIGPLSEQTGQREVFYEVNGEVRQVSVDDQNASIENLARAKADPTDSSQVGAPMSGVVVEIRIHDGHEVKKGDPIAVLSAMKMEMVISAPHSGKVSHLQVKEGDSVDGRDLVCRISKA; encoded by the exons ATGGCTGCCCCGTACCGCCAGCCAGAGGATGCTATTGATGAGTCCGACTTCATTGAGGATCACAATGAGCACCACCAGGACTCAGTCCACCGTCGTCTGCGGGCCAACTCGACAATTATGCACTTTCAAAAGATTCTGGTCGCCAATCGTGGTGAAATTCCCATCCGTATCTTCCGTACCGCACACGAACTGTCCCTCCAGACGGTCGCAGTCTTCTCACACGAAGATCGTCTCTCAATGCATCGCCAAAAGGCCGATGAGGCTTATATGATCGGTCACCGCGGCCAATATACTCCCGTGGGCGCTTATCTGGCTGGTGATGAGATCATCAAAATCGCCCTCGAGCACGGTGTCCACCTAATCCACCCCGGCTACGGTTTCCTTTCAGAGAATGCCGACTTCGCCCGAAAGGTTGAGAAGGCTGGAATTGTGTTCGTCGGTCCGACACCTGAAACGATTGATGCCCTTGGCGACAAGGTTTCTGCCCGCCGCGCCGCTATTAAGTGCAATGTCCCCGTTGTTCCGGGAACTCCGGGCCCCGTTGAGCGCTTTGAAGAGGTCAAGTCCTTCACTGATGAATATGGCTTCCCCATCATTATTAAGGCTGCctttggtggtggtggccgTGGTATGCGTGTTGTTCGTGATCAGTCTGAGCTGCGTGACTCTTTCGAGCGTGCTACCTCCGAGGCCCGCACCGCCTTCGGGAACGGCACTGTCTTCGTCGAGCGTTTCCTTGACCAGCCCAAGCACATCGAGGTTCAGCTTCTCGGTGATAACCAGGGCAATGTTGTCCATCTCTTCGAGCGTGATTGCTCTGTCCAGCGTCGCCACCAGAAAGTCGTTGAGATTGCTCCTGCCAAGGACCTTCCCGTCGATGTTCGTGACAAGATCTTGTCTGATGCAGTGAAACTGGCCAAGTCAGTTCGGTACCGCAACGCGGGTACGGCAGAGTTCCTTGTATGTGGCAACCAGCACTACTTCATCGAAATCAACCCCAGAATTCAAGTCGAACATACTATTACCGAGGAAATCACCGGCATCGATATTGTGGCTGCTCAGATCCAAATCGCTGCCGGTGCAACCCTTGAGCAACTTGGCCTTACCCAGGACCGCATCTCTACCCGCGGTTTCGCCATTCAGTGCCGTATCACGACCGAGGATCCCGCCAAGGGCTTCTCCCCCGACACCGGTAAGATCGAGGTCTACCGCTCTGCTGGTGGCAATGGAATTCGTCTGGATGGTGGTAACGGCTTTGCTGGTGCCCTTATTACGCCTCACTACGACTCTATGCTGGTCAAGTGCACTTGCCGTGGCTCAACTTATGAGATCGTCCGCCGCAAGATGCTGCGTGCTCTGGTTGAGTTCCGTATTCGTGGTGTCAAGACCAACATTCCTTTCCTTGCTTCGCTCCTGAGCCACCCCGTATTCATCGATGGTACTTGCTGGACTACTTTCATTGATGATACCCCTGAGCTGTTTGCCCTCATCGGCAGCCAGAACCGCGCCCAGAAGCTGCTCGCTTACCTGGGTGACGTTGCTGTCAACGGCAGCAGCATCAAGGGTCAGATCGGCGAGCCCAAATTCAAGGGCGAGATCATCAGGCCCGTTCTCAACGATGCCACGGGCAAGCCCATTGACATCTCCAAGCCCTGCACTAAGGGCTGGAAGCAGATCTTGGACAGCCAAGGTCCTGAGGGCTTCGCTCGCGCTGTGCGCGCCAACAAGGGCTGCTTGATCATGGACACCACTTGGCGTGATGCCCACCAGTCGTTGCTTGCCACCCGTGTGCGAACAATTGACATGCTGAACATTGCTACTGAGACCAGCTACGCATTGAGCAACGCTTACTCGCTCGAGTGCTGGGGTGGCGCTACCTTCGATGTGGCTATGCGATTCCTCTACGAGGATCCCTGGGACAGACTTCGCAAGATGCGCAAGGCCATTCCCAACATTCCCTTCCAGATGCTGCTGCGGGGTGCCAACGGTGTTGCCTACTCTTCCCTTCCCGATAATGCCATCTACCACTTCTGCAAGCAGGCCAAGAAGTACGGTGTCGATATCTTCCGTGTCTTTGATGCCCTGAACGATCTGGACCAACTCGAGGTCGGTGTTAAGGCTGTCCACGAGGCGGGTGGTGTCGTTGAGGCCACCATGTGCTACAGTGGCGACATgctgaaccccaagaagaAATACAGCTTGGAATATTACCTGGGTCTGGTGGacaagatcgtcaagatGGGTCCCCACATTCTTGGCATCAAGGATATGGCAGGCGTGCTCAAGCCCCAGGCTGCCCGTCTGTTGGTCGGTTCCATCCGCAAGCGCTACCCTGATCTCCCCATCCACGTTCACACTCACGACTCCGCCGGAACCGGTGTCGCCTCCATGATTGCCTGTGCCGAGGCCGGTGCTGATGCCGTGGATGCCGCTACCGACAGTCTGTCTGGTATGACCTCGCAGCCCAGCATTGGTGCTCTTCTTTCTTCGCTGCAGGGTACCGAGTACGACCCCCAGCTGGACCTTGGCCATGTCCGCGCTCTCGACAGCTACTGGGCTCAGCTTCGTCTGCTCTACTCTCCCTTCGAGGCTGGTCTGACCGGGCCCGACCCCGAGGTCTACGAGCACGAGATCCCTGGTGGCCAGCTGACGAACCTGATCTTCCAGGCCAGCCATTTGGGTCTTGGAAAGCAGTGGGCGGAGACCAAGAAAGCATATGAGGTGGCCAACGAGTTGCTGGGCGACATCGTCAAGGTCACCCCCTCCTCCAAGGTCTGTGGTGACTTCGCCTCCTGGATCGTCAGCAACAAGCTGTCCGCCCAGGATGTGCTCGACCGTGCCGATCAACTCGACTTCCCTGAATCAGTCTTGGAGTTCTTCGAAGGTTTGATGGGCCAGCCTTACGGCGGCTTCCCCGAGCCTTTGCGCACCAAGGCCCTGCGTGGCCGCCGCAAGCTCGACAAGCGCCCCGGTCTCTACCTGGAGCCCATGGACCtcatcaagatcaagaaCGACATCCGCGAGAAGTTTGGCACCGCCACCGAGTGCGACGTCGCCAGTTACGCCATGTACCCCAAGGTGTTCGAGGACTACCGCAAGTTCGTGGCGAAGTTCGGTGATCTCTCCGTCCTGCCGACCCGCTACTTCCTTGCCCGTCCCGAGATCGGCGAGGAGTTCCACGTCGAGCTGGAGAAGGGTAAGGTTCTGATCCTGAAGTTGCTCGCCATTGGTCCTCTCTCCGAGCAGACCGGTCAGCGTGAGGTCTTCTACGAGGTCAACGGTGAAGTCCGCCAGGTCAGTGTCGATGACCAGAATGCCTCGATCGAGAACCTCGCCCGTGCCAAGGCCGATCCCACGGATAGCAGCCAGGTCGGTGCTCCCATGAGTGGTGTCGTGGTTGAGATCCGCATCCACGATGGCCACGAGGTCAAGAAGGGTGATCCTATTGCGGTGCTGAGCGCCATGAAGATG GAAATGGTGATCTCCGCCCCGCATAGCGGAAAGGTGTCTCACCTCCAAGTCAAGGAGGGCGACTCCGTCGACGGCCGGGACTTGGTCTGCAGGATCAGTAAGGCGTAA
- a CDS encoding Clathrin heavy chain — translation MAPLPIKFTELVNLTSVGIAPTSIGFTSCTLESDHYVCVRQKLDDNSKPEVIIIDLKNNNEVLRRPINADSAIMHWNKNIIALKAQGRTIQIFDLGARQKLKSANMNEDIVYWKWFSERSLGLVTDSAVYHWDVYDATQQNPVKAFDRLPNLAGCQIINYRVNTEEKWMVVVGISQQQGRVVGSMQLYSKERGISQFIEGHAASFANITVEGSPLPHSLFTFAVRTQTGAKLQIAEIDHQEPNPRFQKKAVEVYFPQEAVNDFPVAMQVSSKYDVVYLVTKYGFIHLYDLETGTCIFMNRISSETIFTTTPDSEGAGLVGVNRKGQVLAVSVDETNIIQYLMENPAMSGLAIKLASKAGLPGADHLYQQQFDSLMASQDYTEAAKIAANSPRGFLRTLETINRFKSAPQNGQMSVILQYFGMLLDKGSLNKYESVELVRPVLQQNRKHLLEKWMQEKKLESSEELGDIIRPYDMSLALAVYLQANVPHKVVAGFAETGQFDKILAYSKQAGYQPDYTQLLQHIVRVNPEKGAEFATQLANEESGALVDLDRVVDVFLSQNMIQQATSFLLDALKDNKPEHGSLQTRLLEMNLVNAPQVADAILGNEIFTHFDRPRIAQLCENAGLIQRALENSDDPSVIKRNIVRTDKLSPEWLMSYFGRLSVEQTLDCMDTMLESNIRQNLQSVVQIATKFSDLLGSNRLIDIFEKYRTAEGLYYYLGSIVNLSEDPEVHFKYIEAATAMNQVTEVERICRESNYYNPEKVKNFLKEARLTEQLPLIIVCDRFNFIHDLVLYLYQNQQFKSIEVYVQRVNPGRAPAVVGGLLDVDCEESIIKNLLSTVDPSVIPIDELVTEVESRNRLKLLLPFLEATLATGNQQQAVYNALAKIYIDSNNDPEKFLKENDQYDTLVVGKYCEKRDPNLAYIAYSKGQNDLELISITNENSMFRAQARYLVERADSEIWAFVLSENNEGRRSLVDQVIATAVPESTEPEKVSVAVKSFLDADLPGELIELLEKIILEPSPFSDNTSLQNLLMLTAAKADKSRLMDYIHQLNEFSADEIAEMCTSVGLYEEAFEIYKKVNNYLAAVNVLVENIVSIDRAQEFAERVDLSEVWSKVAKAQLDGLRVTDSIESYIRAGDATNYHEVIETATHAGKDEDLVKFLRMARKTLREPTIDTALAFCFARLDQLAELEDFLRATNVADIEASGDKAYAEGFHHAAKIFFTNISNWAKLATTLVHLEDYQAAVECARKANSVKVWKQVNEACVEKKEFRLAQICGLNLIVHAEELQSLVRQYERNGYFDELIAVLEAGLGLERAHMGMFTELGIALSKYHLDRVMEHLKLFWSRINIPKMIRASEEANLWPELVFLYCHYDEWDNAALAMMERAADAWEHHSFKDIVVKVANLEIYYRALNFYLQEQPLLLTDLLQVLTARIDVNRVVRIFQSSDNIPLIKPFLLNVQSQNKRAVNDAINELLIEEEDHKLLKDSVDQNDNFDAVALAQRLEKHDLIFFRQIAANIYRNNKRWEKSIALSKQDKLYKDAIETAATSAKPEIVEDLLRYFVDIGSRECYVGMLYACYDLIRPDVIMEISWRKGLHDFTMPFLINFLCEQTRSIEMLKKDNEERKNREKTTRTEENNTPILQGSRLMLTQGPQSNGAGLTPQATGYRGF, via the exons ATGGCACCTCTCCCCATCAAGTTCACAGAGCTGGTCAAT TTGACCTCTGTCGGCATCGCG CCGACATCAATTGGCTTCACTTCATGT ACACTAGAATCTGATCACTACGTCTGTGTTCGTCAAAAGCTGGATGATAATAGTAAACCAGAAGTTATCATTATCGACCTCAAGAACAATAATGAAGTTCTACGACGCCCGATCAACGCCGACAGTGCGATCATGCATTGGAACAAGAACATCATCGCCTTGAAGGCGCAGGGCCGCACCATTCAGATCTTCGACCTTGGCGCGCGGCAAAAGCTGAAGTCGGCAAATATGAATGAAGATATTGTCTACTGGAAGTGGTTCAGCGAAAGGTCCCTCGGTCTGGTCACGGACTCAGCGGTCTACCACTGGGATGTTTATGATGCCACACAGCAGAACCCTGTCAAGGCGTTCGACCGACTTCCCAACCTTGCA GGATGTCAAATCATCAACTACCGCGTCAACACAGAGGAGAAGTGGATGGTTGTGGTCGGTATTAGCCAGCAGCAGGGGCGGGTCGTCGGATCGATGCAGCTTTACTCAAAGGAGCGCGGGATCTCTCAGTTCATCGAAGGTCACGCCGCCTCTTTCGCCAACATTACTGTTGAGGGCTCCCCCCTACCCCACAGCCTCTTCACTTTCGCGGTTCGTACGCAAACCGGTGCCAAGCTGCAAATCGCTGAAATCGACCACCAAGAACCCAACCCTCGCTTCCAGAAGAAGGCCGTCGAGGTGTATTTCCCGCAAGAGGCGGTCAATGACTTCCCTGTCGCAATGCAGGTGTCCAGCAAGTACGATGTGGTCTACCTCGTGACGAAATACGGCTTCATCCACCTTTATGATCTCGAGACTGGCACTTGTATTTTCATGAACCGCATCTCCAGCGAGACGATCTTCACCACAACTCCGGATTCCGAGGGAGCCGGCCTCGTCGGTGTGAACCGCAAGGGCCAGGTCTTGGCCGTAAGCGTTGACGAAACCAATATCATCCAGTACCTCATGGAGAACCCCGCCATGTCCGGTCTTGCTATCAAACTTGCCTCGAAGGCCGGCCTTCCAGGCGCGGACCACCTGTACCAGCAGCAGTTTGACTCTCTTATGGCCTCGCAGGATTATACCGAAGCCGCTAAGATTGCCGCCAACTCTCCACGGGGGTTCCTTCGCACTCTGGAAACAATCAACCGTTTCAAGAGCGCTCCACAAAATGGTCAGATGTCAGTGATCTTACAGTACTTCGGTATGCTGCTGGACAAGGGCTCGCTTAACAAGTACGAAAGTGTTGAGCTTGTCCGACCCGTTCTGCAGCAAAATCGCAAGCACCTGCTTGAGAAGTGGATGCAGGAGAAGAAGCTGGAGAGCTCGGAGGAGCTTGGTGACATCATTCGGCCATACGACATGTCCCTTGCCCTGGCCGTTTATCTTCAAGCTAACGTTCCCCACAAGGTCGTTGCTGGTTTCGCGGAGACTGGCCAGTTCGATAAGATCCTTGCATACTCCAAACAAGCTGGATACCAGCCGGACTACACCCAGCTGCTTCAGCATATTGTTCGCGTCAACCCCGAGAAGGGTGCTGAGTTTGCTACTCAGCTTGCTAATGAAGAAAGCGGCGCATTGGTTGACCTTGACCGCGTTGTGGACGTCTTCTTGTCACAAAACATGATCCAGCAGGCCACTTCGTTCCTCCTGGATGCGCTCAAGGACAACAAGCCTGAGCATGGCAGCCTGCAAACTCGTCTTCTGGAGATGAACCTCGTCAACGCTCCCCAGGTTGCAGACGCCATTCTCGGCAACGAAATTTTCACCCACTTTGACCGTCCTCGCATTGCCCAGCTCTGCGAGAACGCCGGCCTCATCCAGCGTGCTCTGGAAAACTCGGATGATCCATCTGTAATAAAACGCAACATTGTTCGCACCGACAAGTTGAGCCCCGAGTGGCTGATGAGCTACTTCGGTCGCTTATCTGTGGAGCAGACTCTCGACTGCATGGACACCATGCTGGAGTCGAACATTCGCCAGAACTTGCAGTCTGTGGTCCAGATTGCCACCAAGTTCTCTGACCTTCTTGGGTCTAATCGTCTGATTGATATTTTCGAGAAATACCGCACTGCCGAGGGTCTTTACTACTACCTAGGAAGTATTGTTAACCTCAGCGAGGACCCTGAGGTACACTTCAAGTACATTGAGGCCGCCACTGCCATGAACCAGGTCACCGAGGTTGAGCGTATTTGCCGGGAGAGCAACTACTACAATCCCGAGAAAGTGAAGAACTTCCTGAAGGAAGCCCGCCTGACAGAGCAGCTACCTCTGATCATCGTTTGTGACCGCTTCAACTTTATCCACGATCTGGTTCTGTACCTCTACCAGAACCAACAGTTCAAGTCGATCGAAGTCTATGTCCAGCGCGTCAACCCTGGCCGTGCCCCTGCTGTTGTTGGCGGCTTGCTCGATGTCGACTGTGAGGAGAGCATCATCAAGAATCTGCTCTCAACTGTTGACCCATCCGTCATCCCTATCGATGAGCTTGTTACTGAGGTCGAGAGCCGAAACCGCCTTAAGCTGCTTTTGCCTTTCCTCGAGGCCACTCTGGCCACGGGTAACCAGCAGCAGGCTGTCTACAACGCACTTGCCAAGATCTACATTGACAGTAACAACGACCCAGAGAAGTTCCTCAAGGAGAATGACCAGTACGACACCCTCGTTGTTGGAAAGTACTGCGAAAAGCGTGATCCCAACCTGGCGTATATTGCCTACAGCAAGGGCCAGAACGATCTGGAGCTTATTAGCATCACCAATGAGAACTCTATGTTCCGCGCCCAAGCTCGTTACCTCGTTGAGCGTGCCGATTCCGAAATCTGGGCCTTCGTCCTCAGCGAGAACAACGAAGGCCGGCGTTCTCTTGTGGACCAGGTCATCGCTACCGCGGTCCCCGAATCTACGGAACCCGAGAAGGTGTCTGTCGCCGTCAAGTCGTTCCTCGATGCCGATCTGCCCGGCGAGTTGATTGAGCTGCTTGAGAAGATTATTCTAGAGCCCTCTCCTTTCAGTGATAACACCAGCCTGCAGAACCTCTTGATGTTGACTGCTGCCAAGGCCGATAAGAGTCGCCTGATGGACTACATTCACCAGCTCAACGAATTCTCCGCTGATGAAATTGCTGAGATGTGCACCAGCGTTGGCCTGTACGAGGAGGCCTTTGAAATCTACAAGAAGGTTAACAACTACCTGGCTGCCGTCAACGTGCTTGTGGAGAACATTGTCAGCATCGACCGAGCCCAAGAATTCGCGGAGCGTGTCGATCTGTCCGAGGTTTGGAGCAAGGTTGCAAAGGCCCAACTCGATGGTCTTCGTGTGACTGACTCAATTGAGTCCTACATCCGTGCAGGTGACGCGACCAACTACCACGAAGTGATTGAAACTGCAACTCACGCAGGCAAGGACGAGGATCTCGTCAAGTTCCTTCGCATGGCCCGCAAGACGCTGCGTGAGCCGACTATTGACACTGCTCTTGCTTTCTGCTTTGCCCGTTTGGACCAGCTTGCTGAGCTCGAGGACTTCCTCCGCGCTACCAATGTTGCGGACATTGAAGCTTCCGGTGACAAGGCTTACGCTGAAGGCTTCCACCATGCTGCTAAGATTTTCTTCACCAACATCTCTAACTGGGCCAAATTGGCGACTACCTTGGTTCACCTTGAGGATTACCAGGCCGCAGTGGAGTGTGCCCGCAAGGCCAACAGCGTAAAGGTCTGGAAGCAGGTAAATGAGGCCTgtgtggagaagaaggaattcCGTCTTGCCCAGATTTGTGGTCTCAACTTGATTGTTCACGCTGAAGAGCTACAGAGCCTTGTTCGCCAGTACGAGCGCAATGGTTACTTCGATGAACTGATCGCTGTCTTGGAGGCAGGTTTAGGTCTCGAGCGGGCTCACATGGGCATGTTCACCGAGCTTGGCATTGCTCTTTCCAAGTACCACCTAGACCGTGTCATGGAACACCTGAAGCTCTTCTGGTCCCGCATCAACATTCCCAAGATGATCCGGGCCTCCGAGGAAGCCAATCTCTGGCCGGAGCTGGTGTTCTTGTACTGCCACTACGATGAGTGGGACAATGCTGCCCTCGCCATGATGGAGCGTGCAGCCGATGCCTGGGAGCACCATTCGTTCAAGGATATTGTCGTCAAGGTCGCCAACTTGGAGATCTACTACCGGGCACTGAACTTCTACCTCCAGGAGCAGCCCCTTTTGCTCACTGACCTGCTTCAGGTTCTGACCGCTCGCATCGACGTGAACCGTGTCGTTCGCATCTTCCAGAGTTCTGACAACATCCCACTGATCAAGCCTTTCCTGCTCAATGTCCAGTCGCAGAACAAGCGGGCCGTCAACGACGCCATCAACGAGCTTCTGATTGAGGAGGAGGACCACAAGCTGTTGAAGGACTCTGTCGACCAGAATGACAACTTTGATGCTGTGGCTCTCGCCCAGCGCCTGGAAAAGCATGATCTTATTTTCTTCCGCCAAATCGCGGCCAACATTTACCGCAATAACAAGCGCTGGGAGAAGTCGATCGCGCTGTCCAAGCAGGACAAGCTCTACAAAGATGCTATCGAGACTGCCGCTACCTCCGCCAAACCCGAGATTGTGGAGGATCTTCTCCGCTAC TTCGTCGATATTGGTAGCCGCGAGTGCTACGTTGGTATGCTTTATGCCTGCTACGACCTCATTCGCCCCGACGTTATTATGGAGATCTCATGGCGCAAGGGTCTTCACGACTTCACTATGCCCTTCTTGATCAACTTCCTCTGCGAGCAGACCCGATCCATCGAGATGCTCAAGAAGGACAACGAGGAGCGCAAGAACCGCGAGAAGACTACTCGCACAGAGGAGAACAACACTCCCATTTTGCAGGGATCACGGCTCATGCTGACCCAGGGCCCTCAGTCCAACGGCGCCGGTCTCACACCCCAGGCGACTGGGTATCGTGGATTCTAG
- a CDS encoding 60S ribosomal protein uL5 — translation MSAQVAKAENPCRSLRLSKLVLNISVGESGDRLTRAAKVLEQLSGQTPVYSKARYTVRTFGIRRNEKISVHVTIRGAKAEEILERGLKVKEYELRKRNFSETGNFGFGISEHIDLGIKYDPGIGIYGMDFFVCMDRPGARVAKRRRCQSKIGVNHRITTAETMKWYKTKYDGIIR, via the exons ATG TCCGCCCAAGTTGCTAAGGCCGAGAACCCCTGCCGATCCCTTCGCTTGTCGAAGTTGGTCCTGAACATCTCCGTCGGAGAGTCCGGTGATAGACTCACTCGCGCCGCCAAGGTTCTCGAGCAGCTGTCCGGTCAGACCCCTGTCTACAGCAAGGCCCGTTACACCGTCCGCACCTTCGGTATCCGCCGTAACGAAAAGATCTCCGTCCACGTCACCATCCGCGGCGCTAAGGCCGAGGAGATCCTCGAGCGTGGCCTCAAGGTCAAGGAGTACGAGCTCCGCAAGCGCAACTTCTCTGAGACCGGTAACTTCGGTTTCGGTATCAGCGAGCACATCGATCTCGGTATCAAGTATGATCCCGGCATTGGTATTTACGGCATGGACTTCTTCGTCTGCAT GGACCGCCCCGGTGCCCGTGTTGCCAAGCGCCGCCGCTGCCAGTCCAAGATTGGTGTCAACCACCGCATCACCACCGCCGAGACCATGAAGTGGTACAAGACCAAGTACGATGGAATTATCCGTTAA
- a CDS encoding Small nuclear ribonucleoprotein-associated protein B: MASHKMQNLINYRMRVTLNDGRQMTGSMLAFDKHMNLVLADTEEFRRIKRKSKPAAGPTNAPLVEAEEKRSLGLTIVRGTQVVSCSVEGPPPADPSARLGTAGPGAAATLAAGPGISKPAGRGLPIGLGGPAAGVGGPPPPGGFGFPPGGFPGAPPPGFAGRGGPPGGPPGFAPPPGFAPQVGPPAGFQPPPGFQPPGQGRGYPPPGFGGR, from the exons ATGGCTTCCCACAAGATG CAAAACCTT ATTAACTACCGGATGCGCGTAACATTGAACGATGGACGTCAAATGACCGGTTCCATGCTTGCATTCGATAAG CACATGAACTTAGTTCTTGCAGACACAGAAGAATTCCGTCGCATTAAGCGGAAATCCAAGCCCGCTGCCGGTCCCACAAACGCCCCGCTGGTCGAAGCGGAAGAGAAGCGAAGCCTCGGTCTGACTATCGTGCGCGGTACTCAAGTCGTGTCTTGCTCTGTTGAAGGCCCTCCTCCTGCCGACCCCTCTGCCCGACTTGGAACTGCCGGACCCGGCGCAGCTGCCACTCTTGCCGCGGGCCCTGGTATCAGCAAGCCCGCTGGCCGCGGCCTGCCTATCGGACTTGGAGGCCCTGCAGCCGGTGTTGGTGGACCCCCACCACCAGGTGGCTTTGGATTCCCCCCTGGCGGCTTCCCCGGTGCTCCTCCTCCCGGCTTCGCTGGACGTGGAGGCCCCCCCGGCGGACCTC CCGGTTTTGCACCTCCTCCTGGGTTTGCTCCTCAGGTTGGCCCCC CTGCCGGTTTCCAACCTCCTCCTGGCTTCCAGCCTCCCGGTCAGGGACGTGGATACCCTCCTCCTGGATTCGGTGGTAGATAA
- a CDS encoding Mitochondrial pyruvate carrier 1 yields the protein MAAAIKAINAKIRSNSVLDYVCSTHFWGPVSNFGIPIAAVMDTQKDAEIISGPMTGALVVYAATFMRYSLAVTPKNYLLFACHLTNFGAQTTQAYRYLNYWKWGGREKQLAEQAAKGGAAAEAGA from the exons ATGGCTGCTGCTATTAAGGCAATCAACGCCAAGATCCGCTCCAACTCGGTGCTGGACTATGTCTGCTCTACCC ACTTCTGGGGCCCCGTCTCCAACTTCGGTATCCCCATTGCCGCTGTGATGGACACACAGAAGGACGCTGAGAT CATCTCCGGCCCTATGACCGGTGCCCTTGTTGTCTACGCTGCCACCTTCATGCGCTACTCCCTCGCTGTCACCCCCAAGAACTACCTCCTGTTCGCATGCCACTTGACCAATTTCGGCGCTCAGACTACTCAGGCATACCGTTATCTGAACTACTGGAA GTGGGGAGGCCGGGAAAAGCAGCTCGCCGAGCAGGCCGCCAAGGGAGGCGCGGCCGCCGAGGCTGGTGCTTAA